One genomic window of Fusarium fujikuroi IMI 58289 draft genome, chromosome FFUJ_chr01 includes the following:
- a CDS encoding putative protein disulfate isomerase — MFVPHALLLLTYGTFVWALSVSDLGEDDFFDLVNSDNLALVLFVTPSCVKCDEITTQFEQASDLSLKANFVRVDCSTNGKVCDDVGVLHVPEVRLSRGRGRLTLYRGDLDTSAYYNPLSPEKFCAKHLVYFRLLSFIERQHGPAIMELSDANYHEFLSPDYVSIVAFIDDKDKDLVELYSQVAEQLRGEYAFAITHNSSRASDEGVTRPGILLLSTFDERRSSYEGPFDQDALQLFIKKYGTPLIGELHPEVFSTFAETNLPLAQILVASPTERDHLVDLLYPLARRFSSVLTFVTVDSNRYPQRAALLNLADGTKLGFAIENVTSTEKFPLKASSVNAESITVFVQDFVAGKLKPEVRSQPVPVKQQGLCVELVGHTFREAAFDDTRDVLVEFYTPWCDYCLESHDVLEELAVHYRDVGLSDKISVAKIDVSSNDVPELITGYPTLKLYPAGGHPPVTFQGNYREPIPLATLISFIHDHGRNQLEAGAASLASKSSSTANLSLQHEEL, encoded by the exons ATGTTCGTTCCTCATGCGCTGTTACTTCTCACGTATGGCACCTTTGTCTGGGCCCTTTCAGTCTCCGACCTTGGCGAAGATGACTTCTTCGACCTTGTGAATTCAGACAACCTTGCTCTTGTGCTCTTTGTTACCCCTAGTTGTGTGAAGTGTGACGAGATTACCACTCAGTTCGAGCAGGCCTCAGACCTCTCGCTCAAGGCCAACTTTGTACGGGTAGATTGTTCAACTAACGGTAAAGTCTGCGATGATGTCGGAGTTCTTCATGTTCCAGAGGTCAGGCTTTCCAGAGGCCGTGGTCGACTCACCCTTTACCGAGGCGACTTAGACACTTCAGCGTACTATAACCCCCTTTCTCCCGAGAAGTTTTGCGCTAAGCACCTTGTTTATTTTAGGCTATTGTCATTCATCGAACGGCAACATGGGCCAGCTATTATGGAACTAAGTGATGCCAATTATCACGAGTTTTTGAGCCCTGATTACGTTTCAATCGTCGCTTTCATTGACGATAAAGATAAAGACTTGGTCGAGCTATATTCGCAGGTGGCTGAGCAGCTTCGGGGTGAATATGCTTTTGCAATTACCCATAATTCTAGTCGAGCGAGTGATGAAGGTGTCACTCGACCAGGTATTTTGCTTCTCAGCACATTTGACGAGCGTCGCAGCAGCTACGAAGGGCCTTTTGACCAAGATGCACTCCAGCTCTTTATCAAGAAATACGGGACGCCATTGATTGGAGAGCTACACCCGGAGGTTTTCTCTACCTTTGCCGAG ACAAACTTGCCACTAGCACAGATTTTAGTAGCTTCTCCAACAGAGCGCGATCATCTGGTTGACTTGCTCTATCCGCTGGCTCGAAGATTTAGCAGCGTCTTGACCTTTGTTACCGTCGATTCAAACAGGTACCCCCAGCGGGCGGCATTACTCAATCTCGCCGACGGCACCAAATTGGGTTTCGCAATTGAGAATGTCACCTCAACGGAGAAATTTCCCTTGAAAGCCAGCTCGGTCAATGCCGAAAGCATCACAGTATTTGTCCAAGATTTTGTGGCTGGCAAGCTGAAACCAGAAGTCCGATCTCAGCCTGTGCCAGTAAAACAACAAGGCCTCTGCGTCGAATTAGTGGGACACACTTTCAGAGAAGCAGCCTTTGATGACACTCGAGATGTCCTTGTGGAGTTCTACACACCATGGTGTGATTACTGCCTCGA GTCACATGATGTACTCGAAGAGCTCGCGGTGCACTATCGCGATGTCGGACTCAGCGACAAGATATCCGTCGCCAAAATCGACGTGAGTAGTAACGATGTCCCTGAATTGATCACAGGTTACCCAACGCTGAAGCTATACCCAGCTGGTGGACACCCCCCAGTTACATTTCAGGGCAACTATCGCGAGCCCATTCCTCTAGCGACGTTGATTTCTTTCATTCATGATCATGGCAGGAATCAGCTAGAGGCTGGAGCGGCTTCCTTGGCAAGTAAGAGCTCGAGCACAGCCAATTTAAGCCTGCAGCATGAAGAACTGTAA
- a CDS encoding related to delta-5/delta-6 fatty acid desaturase produces MNRDKILTAAAVERMIAAGQTIVVFEDSVLKLDGWMDRHPGGRLAVLHMVGRDATDEMKAYHSEATLRTMKAYRIGRKQGSWVNRTPPIRGGVFSLDAQEIDISDSSTSSDTDDNDNTSLDDAVSSASSELSVVDVKDQGEGLRQRAVKTAADDSRKRTATLRVANAGVAREIQNDIETYPSLDTRVQDEIARKYQLLHQRIHDEGLYQCPYVEYGKEMMRYTALFTLFGVLFYNQWYITSAVFLGLFWHQIMFSAHDAGHLAITSNFVVDTLIGMFIADFCCGLSIGWWKSSHNVHHLVTNQPEHDPDIQNVPLFATCPSFFKSLRSTYYNFTFVWDAAADFLVPFQRWTYYPVMGIARFNLYLLSWLHVLSEKSSQLGKSRAWWIRPTEITFMACYWFLFGYCLLWRGLPDWTTRVIFVLVSHIITMPLHVQITLSHWGMSTVDLGETESFAQRQLRTTMDVDCPAWMDFVHGGLQFQAVHHLFPRVPRHNLRKVQFMIREFCNDTGVPYSILNFTDGNRKVLGRLKDVSDQLDIMIKCQQHMARTGESGLH; encoded by the exons ATGAACCGCGACAAGATCTTGACCGCTGCGGCGGTTGAGAGGATGATCGCAGCTGGTCAAACAattgttgtctttgaagaCTCGGTACTCAAGCTCGACGGCTGGATGGATAGACATCCCGGTGGAAGATTAGCAGTTCTTCATATGGTGGGCAGAGATGCGACCGACGAGATGAAAGC CTATCACTCGGAAGCGACCTTACGAACAATGAAGGCCTATCGGATCGGTCGGAAGCAAGGATCCTGGGTGAACCGCACACCACCAATTAGAGGCGGCgtcttcagcctcgacgCCCAAGAGATTGATATCTCGGACTCGAGCACATCCTCCGACACcgacgacaacgacaacaCGAGTCTCGACGACGCCGTTAGCTCCGCCTCGTCAGAGCTCAGCGTGGTCGACGTCAAAGATCAGGGGGAAGGGCTCCGCCAGCGGGCGGTAAAGACGGCGGCGGATGATTCGCGAAAGCGCACTGCGACGCTGCGTGTGGCCAATGCTGGAGTCGCCCGGGAGATTCAGAACGATATTGAAACGTACCCGTCGCTGGATACGCGGGTGCAGGATGAGATTGCGAGGAAGTACCAGCTTCTCCACCAGAGGATTCACGATGAGGGTCTTTATCAGTGTCCGTACGTTGAGTATGGAAAGGAGATGATGCGGTACACGGCGCTGTTTACGCTCTTTGGTGTGTTGTTTTATAACCAGTGGTACATCACTTCTGCTGTGTTCCTGGGACTGTTCTGG CACCAAATCATGTTCAGCGCGCATGATGCTGGCCATCTTGCGATTACGTCTAATTTTGTCGTCGACACTCTAATTGGCATGTTTATTGCTGATTTCTGCTGTGGTCTGTCGATTGGATGGTGGAAGAGCAGTCACAACGTTCACCACCTTGTGACAAACCAACCG GAACATGATCCTGATATTCAGAACGTTCCCCTGTTTGCGACATGCCCCTCCTTCTTTAAGTCCCTCCGCTCAACTTACTACAACTTCACTTTCGTCTGGGACGCCGCAGCCGATTTCCTCGTTCCCTTCCAGCGCTGGACTTACTACCCTGTCATGGGCATCGCACGCTTCAACCTGTACCTCCTCTCCTGGCTCCACGTCCTCTCCGAGAAGTCCTCGCAGCTTGGAAAGAGCCGCGCCTGGTGGATTCGACCTACCGAGATCACCTTCATGGCCTGCTACTGGTTCCTCTTCGGCTACTGCCTCCTCTGGCGCGGTCTCCCCGACTGGACCACCCgcgtcatcttcgtcctgGTCTCccacatcatcaccatgccTCTCCACGTGCAGATCACCCTCTCCCACTGGGGAATGTCAACCGTCGACCTGGGCGAGACCGAGTCCTTTGCGCAGCGCCAGCTCCGCACCACCATGGACGTCGACTGCCCCGCGTGGATGGACTTTGTGCACGGCGGTCTCCAGTTCCAGGCCGTTCACCACCTGTTCCCTCGTGTGCCGCGCCATAACCTGCGCAAGGTGCAGTTCATGATCCGGGAGTTCTGCAACGACACTGGCGTGCCGTACTCGATCCTCAACTTCACCGATGGCAACAGAAAGGTGCTGGGGCGGTTGAAGGACGTTAGCGATCAGTTGGATATCATGATCAAGTGCCAGCAGCACATGGCGAGGACGGGCGAGAGTGGATTACATTAG
- a CDS encoding related to flavonol synthase-like protein, with translation MKMPSQDFTQIPIIDLSSPTPQTLSNLRTALTDIGFLYISNHSVPTSIITSLINILPDLFSLPPEAKQEIALENSPHFLGYSAAGTETTAGKYDLREQVELATELERAPHGAPLYDGLRGPNQWPSGLPELKGVVTRYIDELTLLGERFLRLVARALDLPDDIFFSYLSDQHRLKLVHYPASTTSSQGVGPHKDSSGWWTFLLQASPQVNGLQVLNKSGSWIDVPAIPDTFVVNIGQAFEVVTNGVCKATTHRVLSSPKERFSVPFFQGVRRDLTREEAMTSLKEHFERWGKGKEAGEAGAVDNPFVKGLYDTWGETQLRTKVRSHREIGRRFYGEVYERYIEDS, from the coding sequence ATGAAAATGCCCTCCCAAGACTTCACCCAAATTCCCATCATCGACCTCTCATCACCCACCCCCCAAACCCTCTCTAACCTCCGCACTGCCCTCACAGACATCGGCTTCCTCTACATCTCCAACCACTCCGTCCCCACCTCCATCATAACatccctcatcaacatcctgcCAGACCTCTTCTCCCTTCCCCCAGAAGCAAAACAAGAAATCGCCCTAGAAAATTCACCGCACTTTTTAGGATATAGCGCTGCTGGGACGGAGACTACAGCTGGGAAATATGATCTGAGAGAGCAGGTTGAGCTTGCGACAGAGCTTGAGAGAGCGCCTCATGGGGCGCCGCTGTACGATGGGTTGAGGGGACCGAATCAATGGCCGTCTGGTCTTCCCGAGCTGAAGGGTGTTGTTACGCGGTATATCGATGAACTTACACTACTAGGGGAACGCTTTTTGAGACTTGTTGCGCGAGCTCTTGATCTTCCGGATgacatcttcttctcgtacTTGTCGGACCAACATCGTCTCAAATTGGTTCACTACCCTGCATCAACAACGTCATCCCAAGGCGTCGGTCCTCACAAAGACTCCTCAGGATGGTGGACCTTTCTCCTCCAAGCATCCCCCCAAGTAAACGGCCTGCAGGTCCTCAACAAATCTGGCTCGTGGATCGACGTCCCCGCCATCCCGGACACTTTCGTCGTCAACATCGGCCAAGCATTCGAAGTCGTCACTAACGGCGTATGCAAAGCGACAACACACCGCGTACTATCCTCCCCAAAAGAACGATTCAGCGTTCCCTTCTTTCAAGGTGTGCGACGTGATTTGACGAGGGAGGAGGCGATGACTTCGTTGAAGGAGCATTTTGAAAGGTGGGGAAAAGGTAAGGAGGCGGGTGAGGCGGGAGCAGTGGATAATCCATTTGTAAAGGGGTTGTACGATACTTGGGGGGAGACGCAGTTGAGGACGAAGGTTAGGAGTCATAGAGAGATTGGGAGGAGGTTTTATGGGGAGGTTTATGAGAGGTATATTGAGGATTCGTGA
- a CDS encoding related to epoxide hydrolase: MALELPTRQTFTARSGNVYSYVFTPPTSESTTLLFLHGFPSTLTDWIHQIQHFSSQGYGIVAPDLLGYGESSKPTDVNAYRLKPMSDEVIQLLDHLDLKTLVGIGHDFGATLLSRMAAYYPSRWEALVFLAVGPPKLGTPFDVDMINTMTKQFLGYEMLGYIPWLADYRSQEILEKNAEATMSLIFCRNREEWETWFHPLGKMGEFVCEDRRLPIASWYTEDLQKAHLKAFGSADGYKGVCRWYRMWRDNLFAPDEQGYEDFRISQPVLFIVPSEPEQSASQQQQMVSSWAPHLQTVKLNTSHWIHIQAPTETNTTIQNFLASRRET; the protein is encoded by the coding sequence ATGGCACTCGAATTACCCACGCGACAGACGTTTACAGCCCGCAGCGGCAATGTATACTCATACGTCTTCACCCCTCCAACCTCCGAATCCACAacccttctctttctccacGGCTTCCCATCAACCCTCACAGACTGGATTCATCAAATTCAGCACTTCTCGTCTCAAGGATACGGCATCGTGGCCCCTGATCTTCTTGGCTACGGTGAGAGTAGCAAGCCAACAGATGTAAACGCGTACCGTCTCAAGCCGATGAGCGATGAGGTCATCCAACTTCTCGACCATTTGGACCTGAAGACCCTCGTGGGAATCGGCCATGATTTCGGCGCGACGCTTTTATCGAGAATGGCTGCTTATTACCCTTCGCGCTGGGAAGCTCTCGTGTTTCTAGCCGTTGGACCGCCGAAGCTGGGGACGCCGTTCGACGTTGACATGATCAATACCATGACCAAGCAGTTTCTGGGGTATGAGATGCTCGGATACATCCCATGGCTAGCCGATTACAGATCGCAGGAAATACTCGAGAAGAACGCTGAAGCGACGATGAGTCTGATATTTTGTCGCAATCGGGAAGAATGGGAGACGTGGTTTCATCCTCTTGGAAAGATGGGGGAGTTTGTGTGCGAAGACCGCAGACTTCCCATCGCGTCGTGGTATACCGAAGATTTGCAGAAAGCGCATCTCAAGGCATTCGGTTCGGCTGATGGGTATAAAGGCGTGTGTCGCTGGTATCGAATGTGGAGAGATAATCTCTTCGCCCCTGATGAACAAGGCTACGAAGACTTTCGCATCTCGCAACCCgttctcttcatcgtcccATCAGAGCCCGAGCAATCCGcctctcaacagcagcaaatgGTTTCATCCTGGGCACCTCATCTTCAAACCGTCAAGCTGAACACCAGCCACTGGATCCATATCCAAGCTCCCACCGAAACCAACACCACAATCCAAAACTTCCTCGCCTCACGCAGGGAGACTTAG